In Terriglobia bacterium, a single window of DNA contains:
- a CDS encoding YifB family Mg chelatase-like AAA ATPase, whose translation MLYKTLSAAVYGIDASIIEVEVDVSGIRCDKDNFMTVGLPDAAVRESRERVRSALRNCGYDIPPTHITVNLAPADIKKEGSGYDLPMALGILGAYGGISRKEVPDYVFVGELSLDGGVRGVRGALPIAVAARAGKIPNLIVPVINAREAAVVSGVNVFPVGSLMDVVQLLNGGNGIAPIKVDADALLSEAQQFTVDFKDVRGQHTAKRALEVACAGGHNILMIGPPGSGKTMLAKRMPTILPPLTFEEALETTKIHSVAGVLDANAGLVGTRPFRAPHHTISDAGLIGGGVVPRPGEVSLAHHGVLFLDELPEFPRNVLEVMRQPLEDGTVCIARASMSLTFPARFMLAAAMNPCPCGYFNDRTRECHCTQPMIQRYVAKISGPLLDRIDIHMDVPAVNYKELRGGASPETSAHIRERVVHARDIQLQRFAAARPRIFCNAQMQTSQIRTHCELSPDCERLLERAINQQGLSARAHDRILKVARTIADLEGAPQLDAKHIAEAIQYRTLDRTFWA comes from the coding sequence ATGCTCTACAAGACCCTCAGCGCCGCCGTCTACGGCATTGACGCCAGCATCATCGAGGTCGAGGTTGACGTCTCCGGCATCCGGTGTGACAAAGATAATTTCATGACTGTCGGGTTGCCCGACGCCGCCGTCCGCGAGAGCCGCGAGCGCGTCCGCTCCGCCCTGCGCAACTGCGGGTACGACATCCCCCCCACCCACATCACCGTCAACCTGGCGCCCGCCGACATAAAGAAGGAGGGCTCCGGCTATGACCTCCCCATGGCCCTCGGAATCCTGGGCGCTTACGGCGGGATTTCTCGGAAAGAAGTGCCGGATTACGTTTTCGTCGGCGAACTCTCGCTCGACGGCGGCGTGCGCGGCGTGCGCGGCGCCCTGCCCATCGCGGTCGCCGCCCGCGCCGGCAAGATTCCCAATCTCATCGTTCCCGTCATCAACGCGCGCGAAGCCGCCGTGGTCAGCGGGGTTAACGTCTTTCCGGTCGGCTCGCTGATGGATGTTGTCCAACTGCTGAACGGAGGCAACGGCATCGCGCCCATCAAGGTGGACGCCGACGCGCTCCTCAGTGAAGCCCAGCAGTTCACCGTGGACTTCAAGGACGTCCGCGGCCAGCACACCGCCAAACGCGCGCTCGAGGTCGCCTGCGCCGGCGGCCACAACATCCTCATGATCGGCCCGCCCGGCTCGGGCAAGACCATGCTGGCCAAGCGCATGCCCACCATCTTGCCGCCGCTGACCTTTGAGGAAGCGCTGGAAACCACCAAGATCCACAGCGTTGCCGGTGTGCTGGACGCCAACGCCGGGCTGGTCGGCACTCGTCCCTTCCGCGCGCCGCACCACACGATCTCCGACGCCGGGCTGATCGGAGGCGGGGTCGTGCCGCGGCCGGGCGAAGTTTCGCTGGCCCACCACGGCGTTCTCTTCCTCGACGAGCTGCCGGAGTTCCCGCGCAACGTTCTGGAGGTCATGCGCCAGCCCCTGGAAGACGGCACGGTTTGCATCGCGCGCGCCTCCATGTCGCTCACTTTTCCGGCGCGTTTCATGCTCGCCGCCGCCATGAACCCCTGCCCCTGCGGCTATTTCAACGACCGCACCCGCGAATGCCACTGTACTCAGCCCATGATCCAGCGCTACGTGGCCAAGATCAGCGGGCCGCTGCTCGACCGCATTGACATCCACATGGACGTTCCCGCGGTCAACTACAAGGAACTCCGCGGCGGCGCCAGCCCTGAAACCTCCGCCCACATCCGCGAGCGGGTGGTGCATGCTCGCGACATCCAGCTACAGCGCTTTGCCGCCGCCCGCCCCCGCATCTTCTGCAATGCGCAGATGCAGACCAGCCAGATCCGCACTCATTGCGAGCTTTCTCCCGACTGCGAGCGCCTCCTGGAGCGCGCCATCAATCAACAGGGATTAAGCGCCCGCGCCCACGATCGCATCCTCAAGGTCGCCCGCACCATCGCCGACTTGGAAGGCGCCCCCCAACTCGACGCCAAGCACATCGCCGAAGCCATCCAATACCGCACTCTCGACCGCACCTTTTGGGCCTGA
- a CDS encoding FAD-dependent oxidoreductase: MKTVFVVGAGPAGMFAAQKIALAGHQVVIFNRDIKHGGLAEYGIYVVKDKMKSGLRKQFAKVLSLPNVHYFGHVPVGTKQALTVDDLRAFHPDAIVFSVGAQGTKKLGLPGEDAKGVYSAKDFVYFYNSLPPFASRDFSTGKKVAIVGMGNVMVDIARWVLFDDPNRRTEELTIVARRGPFEAKFDEKEIKYVEHNLDRNELNAEMQRVAERVAAVGQDITKAGDVFSILKKTDVPQTKPVMKFRFLCSPKEIVKGPDGRICKLIVTENLLVKKGEGTAAKATDQTAELDIDTMIFAIGDVHDPNLGLPMGPEGYSTKPVQGDQRSLYQVVDPQTGAEMEAHFVVGWARRASDGLVGIARHDAEVGATHVLNYLASKPDKGAAAIETIESDLRARGILAVNKTELALLVKAEEKEALERGLAHFKYSDDTSMLRAITREKKTNNTPALAGAD, encoded by the coding sequence ATGAAAACCGTTTTCGTCGTTGGCGCTGGTCCCGCCGGCATGTTTGCCGCCCAGAAGATCGCTCTTGCCGGCCACCAGGTGGTCATCTTCAACCGCGATATCAAGCACGGCGGCCTGGCCGAGTACGGAATCTACGTTGTCAAGGATAAGATGAAGAGCGGCCTCCGCAAGCAGTTCGCCAAGGTGCTGTCCCTCCCCAACGTCCACTATTTCGGCCACGTGCCGGTGGGCACCAAGCAGGCTCTCACCGTGGATGACCTGCGCGCCTTCCATCCCGACGCCATCGTCTTCTCCGTCGGCGCCCAGGGCACCAAGAAGCTCGGCCTGCCCGGCGAGGACGCCAAGGGCGTCTATTCCGCCAAGGATTTTGTTTACTTCTACAACTCGCTGCCGCCCTTTGCCAGCCGGGATTTTTCCACCGGCAAGAAGGTGGCGATCGTCGGCATGGGTAACGTCATGGTGGACATCGCCCGCTGGGTACTGTTCGATGATCCCAATCGCCGGACCGAGGAACTCACCATCGTCGCCCGCCGCGGCCCCTTCGAGGCCAAGTTTGACGAAAAGGAAATCAAGTACGTTGAGCACAACCTCGACCGCAACGAGCTCAACGCCGAAATGCAGCGCGTTGCCGAGCGCGTTGCCGCCGTCGGTCAGGACATCACCAAGGCCGGCGACGTCTTCTCCATCCTGAAGAAGACTGACGTGCCGCAGACCAAGCCGGTGATGAAGTTCCGTTTCTTGTGCTCGCCGAAGGAAATCGTGAAGGGCCCCGACGGCCGCATCTGCAAGCTGATCGTCACCGAAAACCTGCTGGTCAAGAAGGGCGAAGGTACCGCCGCCAAAGCTACCGACCAGACTGCCGAGCTCGATATCGACACCATGATCTTCGCCATCGGCGACGTGCACGATCCCAACCTCGGCCTGCCCATGGGACCGGAGGGCTACAGCACCAAGCCCGTCCAGGGCGACCAGCGTTCCCTCTACCAGGTGGTCGATCCGCAGACCGGAGCCGAGATGGAAGCGCACTTCGTGGTGGGCTGGGCACGCCGCGCCAGTGACGGCCTGGTGGGCATCGCGCGCCATGACGCCGAAGTCGGCGCCACCCACGTGCTGAACTATCTCGCCTCCAAGCCCGACAAGGGTGCCGCCGCGATCGAGACCATCGAGAGCGACCTGCGCGCCCGCGGCATCCTGGCGGTTAACAAGACCGAACTGGCCCTGCTGGTTAAGGCGGAAGAAAAGGAAGCGCTGGAGCGCGGCCTCGCCCACTTCAAATACTCCGACGACACCAGCATGCTGCGCGCCATCACCCGGGAGAAGAAAACCAACAACACTCCCGCCCTGGCTGGCGCCGACTGA
- a CDS encoding cyclic 2,3-diphosphoglycerate synthase, translating to MKRVVILGAAGRDFHDFNTLFRNNADYQVVAFTATQIPDIAGRRYPAELAGPLYPDGIPIVEEKEVEALVADHAIDVVVFSYSDIAHTTLMHLASRVLAAGADFWLPGGRHTELQANVPVISICAVRTGCGKSPVARRVLGDLRKLGWNPVVVRHPMPYGDLVRQAVQRFATLDDLQRHQCTIEECEEYEPHIVNGTVVYAGVDYEAILRRAEKEADLVLWDGGNNDTPFFRSDLEIVVTDPHRAGHEMSYFPGEVNLRRADVIIINKVNTAVPQNVDIVRQNIALANPRATVIETACRVSVENHPDVIKGKHVLVVEDGPTLTHGEMPYGAGVVASGQYWAAQRVDPRPYAVGSIRQTFEKFPHLRDLLPAMGYSETQRHELEETINRTPCDLVLLATPVDLRRILHLNKPCVRVGYEVEELTKPNLPDLLADFTTQHQVKREVAHAD from the coding sequence ATGAAACGCGTCGTCATCCTCGGCGCAGCCGGCCGCGACTTTCACGATTTCAACACATTGTTCCGCAATAATGCCGATTATCAGGTGGTTGCCTTTACCGCCACCCAGATCCCCGACATCGCCGGACGCCGGTATCCGGCCGAACTTGCCGGGCCGCTTTATCCCGACGGCATTCCCATCGTTGAGGAGAAGGAAGTCGAAGCCCTGGTCGCCGACCACGCCATCGATGTCGTCGTCTTCTCTTACAGCGACATCGCGCATACCACGCTCATGCACCTCGCCTCGCGCGTGCTTGCTGCCGGCGCGGACTTTTGGCTCCCGGGCGGCCGCCATACCGAACTGCAGGCGAACGTGCCCGTCATTTCCATCTGCGCCGTGCGCACCGGCTGCGGCAAAAGCCCGGTGGCGCGGCGCGTGCTCGGCGATTTGCGCAAGCTCGGCTGGAACCCGGTGGTCGTGCGCCATCCCATGCCCTACGGCGACCTGGTGCGCCAGGCGGTGCAGCGCTTCGCCACGCTCGACGACCTCCAGCGCCATCAGTGCACCATCGAGGAGTGCGAGGAGTATGAGCCTCACATCGTAAACGGCACGGTCGTGTATGCCGGCGTGGATTACGAAGCCATCCTCCGCCGCGCCGAGAAGGAAGCCGACCTCGTCCTCTGGGACGGCGGCAACAATGACACCCCGTTCTTCCGCTCCGACCTGGAAATCGTCGTCACCGACCCGCATCGTGCCGGGCACGAGATGAGCTACTTTCCCGGTGAGGTGAACCTCCGCCGCGCCGACGTCATCATCATCAATAAGGTCAACACCGCCGTGCCCCAGAACGTGGACATCGTGCGTCAGAACATCGCCCTGGCCAACCCGAGGGCCACGGTGATCGAGACCGCCTGCCGCGTCTCGGTGGAGAACCACCCCGACGTCATCAAGGGCAAGCACGTGCTCGTCGTCGAAGACGGTCCCACGCTCACCCATGGCGAGATGCCCTACGGCGCCGGCGTGGTCGCCTCCGGCCAGTACTGGGCGGCGCAGCGGGTCGATCCGCGCCCGTACGCTGTCGGCTCCATCCGCCAGACCTTTGAAAAATTTCCGCACCTGCGCGACCTCCTGCCGGCCATGGGCTACAGCGAAACCCAGCGCCACGAGCTGGAGGAAACCATCAACCGCACGCCCTGCGACCTGGTGTTGCTGGCGACGCCCGTGGACCTGCGCCGCATCCTGCACCTCAACAAGCCTTGTGTGCGCGTTGGATACGAAGTTGAGGAGCTCACCAAGCCCAATCTGCCGGACCTGCTCGCCGACTTCACTACCCAACACCAGGTGAAGCGCGAGGTCGCGCATGCGGATTGA
- the argF gene encoding ornithine carbamoyltransferase — MNAITTDFLSLRDFSPRQIRELLDLAADIKASPKAYADSLKGKTLAMIFEKPSLRTRVTFDVGIQQLGGFSLYLSPAEINLGKRESVYDVAKNLERMVQGIMIRTFAHEIVKRMAEYAAIPIINGLTDFSHPCQAMADFLTMREVKGRVAGLKVAFIGDGNNVAHSLMFAGAQLGARVWVATPLGYEPSGEAVTWARERGQQTGATITLTNDPLEAATDADVIYTDVWASMGQEAETEQRKRIFLPYQVNTELFAHAKHDATFLHCLPAHRGDEVTDAVIDSPNSVVFQEAENRLHIQKAIMFDLMQGEVVSRPGRAEPEEVLHA, encoded by the coding sequence ATGAATGCCATCACCACCGATTTCCTCTCCCTCCGCGACTTCTCGCCGCGCCAGATCCGCGAACTGCTCGACCTCGCCGCCGACATCAAGGCGAGTCCGAAGGCCTACGCCGATTCGCTCAAGGGCAAGACCCTCGCCATGATCTTCGAAAAGCCCTCACTGCGTACCCGCGTCACCTTCGACGTCGGCATCCAGCAGCTCGGCGGCTTTTCGCTGTATCTCTCGCCCGCGGAGATCAACCTTGGCAAACGCGAGTCGGTCTACGACGTTGCCAAGAATCTGGAGCGTATGGTGCAGGGCATCATGATCCGCACCTTCGCGCATGAGATTGTCAAGCGCATGGCCGAATACGCCGCCATCCCCATCATCAACGGCCTCACCGACTTCAGCCATCCCTGCCAGGCCATGGCCGACTTCCTCACCATGCGCGAGGTGAAGGGAAGAGTGGCCGGCCTGAAGGTCGCCTTCATCGGGGACGGCAACAACGTCGCGCATTCGCTCATGTTTGCCGGCGCACAACTGGGCGCACGCGTCTGGGTGGCCACCCCCCTTGGCTACGAACCCAGCGGCGAAGCCGTCACGTGGGCCCGCGAACGCGGCCAGCAAACCGGCGCCACGATTACCCTGACCAACGATCCGCTCGAAGCCGCCACCGACGCCGACGTCATTTATACCGACGTCTGGGCCAGCATGGGCCAGGAAGCCGAAACGGAGCAGCGCAAGCGCATCTTCCTCCCCTACCAGGTCAACACGGAACTGTTCGCCCATGCCAAGCACGACGCCACCTTCCTGCACTGTCTGCCCGCGCATCGCGGCGACGAGGTCACCGACGCGGTCATTGACTCGCCCAACTCCGTCGTCTTCCAGGAGGCCGAAAACCGCCTCCACATCCAGAAGGCCATCATGTTTGACCTCATGCAGGGCGAAGTGGTCTCTCGGCCGGGCCGAGCGGAACCGGAGGAAGTGTTGCACGCGTGA
- a CDS encoding four helix bundle protein has protein sequence MKGHRDLVAWQQGMEFVIEIYRITRGFPKEELYGLTSQLRRAAVSAPSNLAEGYGRKSRKDFQRFIGMALGSLLEVETQLDIANRLGYVSDEVLSDVFRKSRRVAQLLHGLRAWCEAPVGAAAASI, from the coding sequence ATGAAGGGTCATCGCGACTTGGTTGCGTGGCAGCAAGGAATGGAATTCGTGATCGAGATATATCGGATCACGCGGGGGTTCCCCAAGGAAGAGCTGTACGGACTTACCTCACAACTTCGGCGTGCGGCAGTATCCGCACCGAGCAACCTCGCCGAAGGGTACGGACGGAAGTCCCGGAAGGATTTTCAAAGGTTTATTGGCATGGCTCTTGGCTCGTTACTAGAAGTCGAGACTCAGCTCGATATCGCCAACAGACTCGGTTATGTGTCCGATGAAGTGCTTTCGGACGTTTTTCGTAAGAGCCGCCGTGTCGCCCAATTGCTCCATGGCTTGAGGGCCTGGTGTGAAGCGCCGGTTGGCGCCGCGGCAGCGTCGATTTGA
- the rocD gene encoding ornithine--oxo-acid transaminase: MPTTELTKSQELIEIEERYGAHNYKPLDVVIERGEGVWVYDVEGKKYLDCLASYSAVNQGHCHPRILETLIDQAHKVTLTSRAFRNDQLPLLYQDLHDLTGYGMALPMNSGAEAVETAVKAARKWGYTVKGVPDGQAEIIVCANNFHGRTTTIVGFSTDEQYRRGFGPFTPGFKVIPFGDAAALEKAITPNTCAFLVEPIQGEAGILIPPDGYLRDAARICRANRVLLMCDEIQSGLGRTGKLFACMHEHVTPDVLIVGKALSGGFYPVSAVLASKEVLGVFQPGDHGSTFGGNPLACAIARTALRVLAEEKMVQRSAVLGAYFLDRLKTLRSPDIVEVRGRGLWIGIELRTPARPYCEALKDQGILCKETHDRVIRLAPPLVITRDEIDWAFVRIKGVIEQP, from the coding sequence ATGCCAACAACAGAGCTGACCAAATCACAGGAACTCATCGAAATCGAAGAGCGCTACGGCGCGCACAACTACAAGCCACTCGATGTCGTCATCGAGCGTGGCGAAGGCGTGTGGGTGTATGACGTAGAAGGGAAAAAGTACCTCGACTGTCTCGCCTCGTATTCCGCGGTGAACCAGGGCCACTGTCATCCCCGCATTCTCGAGACGCTCATCGACCAGGCGCACAAAGTCACTCTCACCTCGCGCGCCTTTCGCAACGACCAGCTCCCGTTGCTCTACCAGGATCTGCACGATCTCACCGGATACGGCATGGCGCTGCCCATGAACTCCGGCGCCGAAGCGGTCGAGACTGCCGTCAAAGCCGCGCGCAAATGGGGCTACACCGTCAAAGGCGTTCCCGACGGTCAGGCCGAAATCATCGTCTGCGCCAACAACTTCCACGGCCGCACCACCACCATCGTGGGTTTCTCCACCGACGAGCAGTACCGCCGCGGCTTTGGCCCCTTCACGCCCGGGTTCAAGGTCATCCCCTTCGGCGACGCCGCTGCTCTTGAAAAAGCCATCACTCCCAACACCTGCGCCTTTCTCGTTGAACCCATTCAGGGAGAAGCCGGCATCCTCATTCCGCCGGACGGTTACCTGCGCGACGCCGCCCGCATCTGCCGCGCCAACCGCGTTCTCCTCATGTGCGACGAAATCCAGTCTGGCCTGGGCCGCACCGGCAAGCTCTTCGCCTGCATGCACGAGCACGTCACGCCCGACGTCCTGATCGTCGGCAAAGCTCTCTCCGGCGGCTTTTATCCCGTTTCCGCCGTCCTGGCCTCCAAGGAAGTCCTGGGTGTCTTCCAGCCGGGCGACCACGGCAGCACCTTCGGGGGCAACCCGCTGGCTTGCGCCATCGCTCGCACTGCCCTGCGCGTGCTGGCCGAAGAAAAGATGGTGCAGCGCTCCGCCGTACTCGGCGCCTACTTCCTCGACCGCCTCAAAACCCTCCGCAGTCCCGACATCGTCGAAGTCCGCGGGCGCGGCCTCTGGATTGGCATCGAGCTGCGCACCCCCGCTCGTCCGTACTGTGAGGCTTTGAAGGACCAGGGGATCCTCTGCAAGGAAACCCATGATCGCGTCATCCGCCTGGCGCCGCCGCTGGTCATCACTCGCGACGAGATCGACTGGGCCTTCGTTCGTATCAAGGGGGTGATCGAGCAGCCCTGA